AAGCGTTGTGCCTTTTCAAAAGCTTCTGTATTTTCTAAAGAAAAATCTGAAGCAAATACTCCTGTGTCTATTTTAAAATCTGAGACTAGCTGCTTTACTACAAGCACGGGGATATCTGCTGTACGCACGACTTTCTCGGTGTTGGAACCTATTAGCATTTCTTCCCAACCACTACTGCCGTGGGAGCTCATGACAATTAAACTAGCGTCATGCTCTTTTGCGACGTCGTTTAATTCGGTAAAACTTTTATGCTTACGAATAACTTCTGAAACCTTTACCCCTTCTAAATAGCTCTTGTCTAGAAATTCGGCAAATCTTTTTTCAGAAAGTTTTAGATAGAAAACCGATTCGAGCGCAGTGCTGGCTTCTTCTTTCGTTAAATGTGAGTCTTTAATCCCAGCCATATGAACGACAACGATTTTTGCGTCATTGTTTTTAGCAATACTTGCAGCTGCACGTAATGCATTTTCTGAATGTGGTGAGAAATCTGTTGGAACTAAAATTGTTTTCATAGACATGGTTTTTAATTTATAACAAATGTAAAACCCATGTCTCGGCTAAAAGATGACTAAAGTCAGTCGCGATAAAAAAATATGCTTCGCTTAGCAACTATATGGTACAAATAAAAACTCCCCTTAAAAAAAGGGGAGTTTTTGTACTCAAGGCGGGAATCGAACCCGCACTCCAAAGGAACTGGATTTTGAATCCAGCGCGTCTACCAATTCCGCCACTTGAGCAAAATCCTTGAATCTAAAAAAGTTCACAACTTCTCTGCCAAGGCTTGATAGGACGGCAAAAATAAACATTTCTTTCTAAATTGTTAGTAAATCGTAACTACATTTTTTCGTCGCGTCAACCGTTTCTTTATTTTTGTGTTTACCAATAAAACATCCAACCATGTCTTTTAACACGCCTCAGTCTAAAATCTTCGCCTGTAAACAATCTCAAGTTCTTGCAGAACAAATAGCAAAAGCCTACGGCCAGCCCTTAGGAAATGTTATTACATCTACCTATAGCGACGGAGAATTTCAACCTTCGTTCGAAGAATCTGTGCGGGGCAGCAGGGTGTTTATTATTGGATCTACACACCCTAATAGTGACCACCTTATGGAAATGTTGCTCATGCTAGATGCTGCAAAGCGTGCTTCGGCTAGACATATTACGGCTGTGTTACCTTATTTTGGTTGGGCTAGACAAGACAGAAAAGACAAACCCAGAGTGCCTATTGCTGCTAAATTGGTTGCCAAAATGCTGGAAACTGCAGGAGCGACACGTATTATTACTATGGATTTGCACGCAGACCAGATTCAAGGATTTTTTGAGAAACCCGTAGATCACCTCTTTGCTTCTACCATCTTTTTACCCTATTTAAAAAGTCTCAACCTCGATAATCTAACCATTGCTTCACCAGATATGGGTGGTTCTAAAAGAGCCTACGCCTATTCTAAAGCCTTAGAAAGCGACGTTGTAATTTGCTACAAGCAACGTGAAAAAGCCAATATTATCTCTCATATGGAACTTATTGGTGATGTACAAGGTAAAAATGTGGTGTTAGTAGACGATATGGTAGACACTGCAGGCACCCTAACTAAAGCCGCAGATCTTATGATGGAAAGAGG
This Rasiella rasia DNA region includes the following protein-coding sequences:
- a CDS encoding universal stress protein produces the protein MKTILVPTDFSPHSENALRAAASIAKNNDAKIVVVHMAGIKDSHLTKEEASTALESVFYLKLSEKRFAEFLDKSYLEGVKVSEVIRKHKSFTELNDVAKEHDASLIVMSSHGSSGWEEMLIGSNTEKVVRTADIPVLVVKQLVSDFKIDTGVFASDFSLENTEAFEKAQRFFKEFDTVMNMVYVNTPGPDFRNSKEIDEVLFKFFEATGAKNPSEEVSKVAIVSDYTIEGGIFMFSQMLDADIIVIPTHGRRGLSHLLKGSLSEDIANHAIVPVLTIKL
- a CDS encoding ribose-phosphate pyrophosphokinase, which produces MSFNTPQSKIFACKQSQVLAEQIAKAYGQPLGNVITSTYSDGEFQPSFEESVRGSRVFIIGSTHPNSDHLMEMLLMLDAAKRASARHITAVLPYFGWARQDRKDKPRVPIAAKLVAKMLETAGATRIITMDLHADQIQGFFEKPVDHLFASTIFLPYLKSLNLDNLTIASPDMGGSKRAYAYSKALESDVVICYKQREKANIISHMELIGDVQGKNVVLVDDMVDTAGTLTKAADLMMERGALSVRAICTHPILSGNAFEKLENSQLEELIVTDSIPQTTTHPKLRVLSCADLFADVMLRVNENKSISSKFLM